TAATCCTTTTCTTTCTGATTTTGTTAACCGTTTCCATGGCTTTAGGCACATCATTACCCCGGGCTGCCGCTTCAGCTACATTCAGATAAAGTTCCTGGAACGTGATTCCAAAATTAGCCCTTCCCGGAGGCACAGCTCTGTTTAGCCCTTTAGCATTGGTACTCGTAAGCAAAGAGTAGCGAAGATCAGTCGCATTAAAATACGTCTTCAAATCATCAGAGTACAATAAAAAAGCAGGAACACCATAATACTCGCTTGCACGTTGCCATAGAATTTCAGGATTTAAATCGGTAACCGGCATCCCGTTTTTATTTGTGTATGTATTGTAATCCAGCAACTGGTGATTGGCTTTAAGGCCTAGCTCGGCATATTTAGCAGCATTTGGGTAATCAGCCATATAAAGGTAAATCCTGGACAGCAAACCATAAGCTGCAGCCTTAGTACCGCGATATCTGTTAAGATTACTTAGCGGCAGGTATTCGGAAGCCATCATCGTATTATTAACAATAGTATCTAAAGTTGCACGAAGCCCGGAGCGCGGTGGTGTAGATCCGGTGACATCGCTGGAAGTTACCAATGGCAGGCCTGGATCTGCCCCTGCTGTAGCAGGATCATAAGCTTTGGCAAAAACAGTGAGCAATGTAAAATAAGCATCTGAGCGTACCAATAATGCCTCCCCCAATACTTCCTTCTTCCTCTGTTCGGGCGCATCTTTGGTCTGCATTGCATTTTTAACAATCACATTCGCATCATAAATAACACGGTATAACAGTCCCCATATTGCAGGACTTACCTGATCATTCAGATCTATTTCTCTTCGCCAAAGGAACATATTCGCATCAATACTAGGTGCTACCGGTGAATATTCACCATAATAATCATCCGTGCAATACATCAATGCCGAAGGAAATGTTTGTGTCATCGTTGGCGAGTTTAACATATTTTCGTAATCTGAGAGTTTTTCGGGAAGTATCACCCCTTTAGGCTTAACCTCTAAAAAGTCTTTACAGGAAGCTATGCCCATCAACATTAATGCATTAAATATGTAGAATAATATCTTTTTCATATCAATTAGGTTATTAGAAATTAGTAGACAGTGTTAAACTATAAAAAGCCTGTTGAGGCATTGATCTGATTCCAGTTCGTTTGTCGATTGACTCTGAATCTATACTGTTTCCACTAAATGTATATTTGAAAGGGTTTTGTGCCTGGAAGCGGATTTGCGTATTACTGATACCAGCCTTTTTTAAGGTCTCACTTTTTAGGTTGTAAGTCAAAATGATATCTCTTAACCTAATGTAATCTGCTTTTCTAACAAAACGGTCGCCATACGTGTAACCATATTTTGCAGCAAAGCCATAATATCCCGGAGTACCATATTCTGGAAATCCAGGTATAGAAGTATACAGCTCATCTCCCTTTTGTTTCCAGTAATTAGCTGATCCCTTTAATGCATAACCATAATTTACATCATCAGGATTAGGCTGTTGTACACGCATCACATGCCCGCCATAATACATAAATAGAAAAGAGAAGTCAAATGCTCCTACAGAAAACTGGTTATTTAAACCTACCACGTACTTTGGCGTAGTTGTTCCACTATATTTCAGGTCTTCAAAATCAACATCTACAATGGCATCGCCATAAGTATTCATAATTTTGACATCACCATTTCTATCATATACTCCAGGCTGACCTTTATCATTTAAACCTGCGTATTTATAACTAAACAGGGCATTCATTGGATAACCTTTCTGAAGGTCTGTACCATCAACCATATTTACGGAAGACGTTTTATCTTTTGTTTGAACAGCCAGCACTTTATTTTTATTAAAAGATGCAGTTATGCCTGTGCGCCAGCTGAAGCTCCTTGAGCTGAAATTCGAACTGTTGATCATTAACTCAAGACCTTTATTTTCGATAGCGGCAGTATTGGCATTGTATTGATTGAAACCTAATGTTGGATCGGCAGACATCATTCCAAATACATCCCTTGTTTTTTTATAATAAGCGTCAACAGAGCCAGAAATTTTTCCCTCTAATAATCCGAAGTCTAAACCAAGATTATAATTCTGTGTGGTTTCCCAACGAATAGACTGGTTCTCTGGCGAGGCTACGTCATAATACAATTGGGAAGTATTAAATACGGTATTTAAACCTGAATTGAGTAACAGAAAGGGCCCATTGACACTACTTGGCACATTTCCATTGAAACCAGTAGCCGCTCTAAGCTGTAAAGTGCTGATCCAGGTAAGTGGTTTGATAAATTCTTCTTCTGCCAGAACCCAGCTAAGTCCCGCAGACCATAGTGGTGTATTTTTATACTTAGGATCTATTCCGAAAAGGTTTGACTGATCTATACGCAAACTTCCGGTTGCTACATAACGACGATCGTAAACATAGGTTCCTTGTCCATAGAAAGAACGAAACCGTCTATCATTAGACAATTCAGAAAAATAATTTGTGCTTTTAAATCTTGTACCATCGTACGTACCCAACTCGGAGAAAACTGGCGGAGTATTTGTATTCAATACCTGCAAATTTACCGGCTTATTGATAAGTGACTGCCCATCATAGCCAAAGAAAGTCGTTTTATAAGATTCAGATTGTGTTTTTCGCTGTTCAACACCCAAAATTCCCGAAATGTTATGCTTCCTGTCTTTCGAATAATAATTCGCATTAAATTGCCCGCGTAAGGTATAAGCTAAGTTTTTTATTGTCTGCTTGCTTAAAAAATCGCCCTGTGGCAAGTCCGTAAACATAGGTGTTCCTTTTACCGGATCTTTCTTTGCCTTTATATTAACCATATAACGAACTCTGTAAGTCTTGTCTGTTTGCAGGTAGTCATTGATACCCTGCTCATTCTCATAAGCACCTCCCAGATCCAAATTCAACCAATTGGTAATTTTAGTATTTAAACGTCCCTGAGTTCTGAATGAATTGAGTGTAGTTTTATTAGAATTTGCATTTAGCTCGGCATAAGGATAATACAGCATGTCGTAAAGTCCTTTTGCTTTTGCAGCCTCATTATATGCTTTACTAACCGCATAAGAAGTCTCTTTACCTTCTCCATAAGTTGCAGGCAAAGCATTACCATAGTCATCCACCAAACGCTCATAAGGTAAAAGGTCTTCATAGGGAGCTATCTTACCATTTTTCTTCTGATTATTTGTATAACTTGCCCTAAAATCCAAAGAGAACAAATTAGTCAACTGATAAGTATTGGCCGCATTTAAGATAATCCTATCATTTTGGGAGGCTCTTTCTTTCGGTTTTTCTGTAATATAATTCAGGCCCAGCAAATAGGTGCTTTTATCATTACCACCACTCACATCAAAATTAACCTGCTTCGTTAGTCTTTTTTGATAAAAGAGATTGGTATAATCTTTAAGATTGTTATATGAGCCGATTGCAGCAAGTTTCGCATCAGCCTGCTGCTGAGTTATCAGTTTATCACCCAGATCAAACAATACCATTTTTACTGGATCGATAGCACTATGATCCTGATAGTAATATCGAGCATCATTACCTGATTTCACATAATCTTTATGAATCTGAATCATTTCTTCCGAACCAATATAATTCAGATTGCTAAAATCAGGCTTGGCCTCAAAACCAAAAGTACTACGGAAATTAAAAACAGGCTTACCTATTTTCCCACGGCGTGTTTCGACCACGATTACCCCATTAGAGGCCTGGACACCATATATTGAAGCAGCAGCGGCATCTCTAAGCACCGATACGGAGACTACATCATTTGGATTGATGGTACTCAGGTCTATCTCTGTAGGGAATCCATCCACCACAATCAATGGTCTTTTAACTGCATCAAAAGTACTTACCCCGCGAATAGAAATCTCCCCTGAAATACTATTGTAAACAAGACCGGGTATTTTTCCTTCCAGGTTTTCCAAAAAATTACCTGTTACAGCTGTACGCTGATTATAATCCTTCTCCCCTATTGTACTGGCTGCACCTGTTAGCTGATCCTTTTTAACTTTCTGGTACCCCGTACTGATTACACCTACCTCTTCTAAATCTGCATTTGCAAGCTCAATACTAATATTCATTACGGCTTTTACTGGAACTTCTTTAGTTTTATAACCCAAATAAGAGACTACCAGTACCGCTTTTTCATCAATTCCTGTGAATGCAAAACCACCGTTCGCATCAGTAATCACCAACCGGTCCAGGTTTTTAGCTTTTACCGTAGCACCAGGTAAGGGCCGTCCCTGTTCATCACTTACTTTTCCGCGAACGTCAATTCTGGCAAAATAGGAATTCACCATATCCAATAAGGTTTCTTCCTTCCTTGCAATAATCACAGCCTTATATTTTAAGGTATAAACCAGATGCTGGTTACGAAACATTTGGTTCAAAACTGTTTCCAATTGTTGCTGTTTTGCATAGATCGTCACCGGTTTTGCCATTTTCAGCATTTCATCTGAATAAAGAAAATCATAGCCGGTCTGTAATCGCAATTCATCAAATAACTGTAACAATGAAGCATTCTTTGCCGATATTGTAACCTTCTGCGCAACACTTTTAGCGCTCACTTGTATAAATAAGGCTGTCATTATGATGATGGTTAATCTCATAACACGTATTAATTGGCCCGACCCATAGGTTTTAAACCTATGTCGGGTTAGATCATAAAAATTC
This is a stretch of genomic DNA from Candidatus Pedobacter colombiensis. It encodes these proteins:
- a CDS encoding RagB/SusD family nutrient uptake outer membrane protein, which produces MKKILFYIFNALMLMGIASCKDFLEVKPKGVILPEKLSDYENMLNSPTMTQTFPSALMYCTDDYYGEYSPVAPSIDANMFLWRREIDLNDQVSPAIWGLLYRVIYDANVIVKNAMQTKDAPEQRKKEVLGEALLVRSDAYFTLLTVFAKAYDPATAGADPGLPLVTSSDVTGSTPPRSGLRATLDTIVNNTMMASEYLPLSNLNRYRGTKAAAYGLLSRIYLYMADYPNAAKYAELGLKANHQLLDYNTYTNKNGMPVTDLNPEILWQRASEYYGVPAFLLYSDDLKTYFNATDLRYSLLTSTNAKGLNRAVPPGRANFGITFQELYLNVAEAAARGNDVPKAMETVNKIRKKRIKTVNYQDLTAGNSEAALAIVLAERRRELAYSGQRWMDMKRLDREGRMSEVIRVNKKSGVILTTLKPHSKEYTFQIPTRVRRFNPQMEIN
- a CDS encoding SusC/RagA family TonB-linked outer membrane protein; translation: MTALFIQVSAKSVAQKVTISAKNASLLQLFDELRLQTGYDFLYSDEMLKMAKPVTIYAKQQQLETVLNQMFRNQHLVYTLKYKAVIIARKEETLLDMVNSYFARIDVRGKVSDEQGRPLPGATVKAKNLDRLVITDANGGFAFTGIDEKAVLVVSYLGYKTKEVPVKAVMNISIELANADLEEVGVISTGYQKVKKDQLTGAASTIGEKDYNQRTAVTGNFLENLEGKIPGLVYNSISGEISIRGVSTFDAVKRPLIVVDGFPTEIDLSTINPNDVVSVSVLRDAAAASIYGVQASNGVIVVETRRGKIGKPVFNFRSTFGFEAKPDFSNLNYIGSEEMIQIHKDYVKSGNDARYYYQDHSAIDPVKMVLFDLGDKLITQQQADAKLAAIGSYNNLKDYTNLFYQKRLTKQVNFDVSGGNDKSTYLLGLNYITEKPKERASQNDRIILNAANTYQLTNLFSLDFRASYTNNQKKNGKIAPYEDLLPYERLVDDYGNALPATYGEGKETSYAVSKAYNEAAKAKGLYDMLYYPYAELNANSNKTTLNSFRTQGRLNTKITNWLNLDLGGAYENEQGINDYLQTDKTYRVRYMVNIKAKKDPVKGTPMFTDLPQGDFLSKQTIKNLAYTLRGQFNANYYSKDRKHNISGILGVEQRKTQSESYKTTFFGYDGQSLINKPVNLQVLNTNTPPVFSELGTYDGTRFKSTNYFSELSNDRRFRSFYGQGTYVYDRRYVATGSLRIDQSNLFGIDPKYKNTPLWSAGLSWVLAEEEFIKPLTWISTLQLRAATGFNGNVPSSVNGPFLLLNSGLNTVFNTSQLYYDVASPENQSIRWETTQNYNLGLDFGLLEGKISGSVDAYYKKTRDVFGMMSADPTLGFNQYNANTAAIENKGLELMINSSNFSSRSFSWRTGITASFNKNKVLAVQTKDKTSSVNMVDGTDLQKGYPMNALFSYKYAGLNDKGQPGVYDRNGDVKIMNTYGDAIVDVDFEDLKYSGTTTPKYVVGLNNQFSVGAFDFSFLFMYYGGHVMRVQQPNPDDVNYGYALKGSANYWKQKGDELYTSIPGFPEYGTPGYYGFAAKYGYTYGDRFVRKADYIRLRDIILTYNLKSETLKKAGISNTQIRFQAQNPFKYTFSGNSIDSESIDKRTGIRSMPQQAFYSLTLSTNF